From Methanoculleus thermophilus, the proteins below share one genomic window:
- the oadA gene encoding sodium-extruding oxaloacetate decarboxylase subunit alpha: MCAAKSDTLNITDTTLRDAHQSLIATRLRTEDMLPLARAIDEVGFFSVEAWGGATFDSCIRFLNDDPWDRLRMLKAELKRTPIQMLLRGQNLVGYRHYPDDVVEKFVEASARNGVDIFRVFDALNDIRNMKKAMEEVQNVGAHLQGAISYTTSPVHSVASFIDMAQELYTLGCDSICIKDMAGLIMPHDARDLISGIKKVADVKVCLHSHCTSGVAPLSYQAAIDAGVDILDTAMSPFSLGTSQPPTESVVASVAGTPRDTKIDLIKLRKVRNICREIREKYDPLFNSIADRVDSDVLIYQLPGGMISNLVSQLKEQNALDRLDEVLHEIPRVREDLGYPPLVTPTSQIVGTQAVLNVLMGGRYRNVTKEVKDYVLGCYGRSPAPISTEVQKMIIGDEKPITVRPADLLEPIYEQMRAEAMEQGLVTREEDVLTYILYPNIAPSFLRGERKAEVIPEKTAVVTAPAGAAGIPRSMEVEVDGEIFSVRIITVEGGSVPGPAAESSAKERIPRGEVAGGVKSNMQGMVLKVMTERGSTVKKGDTLIVLEAMKMENPIRSPRDGTVKEIFVDAGDVVQNGDVLMIIE; the protein is encoded by the coding sequence ATGTGTGCTGCCAAATCGGATACACTCAATATCACCGACACCACGCTTAGGGATGCGCATCAATCGCTCATCGCCACCCGGTTGCGGACAGAAGATATGCTCCCTCTTGCCCGAGCCATCGACGAAGTGGGTTTTTTCTCTGTCGAAGCCTGGGGCGGGGCGACCTTTGACAGCTGCATCAGGTTCCTCAACGACGATCCCTGGGACCGTCTCAGGATGCTGAAGGCTGAACTCAAGCGCACTCCTATCCAGATGCTTCTGCGAGGGCAGAACCTCGTAGGGTACCGGCATTATCCGGACGATGTGGTGGAGAAGTTCGTAGAGGCATCGGCGCGGAACGGAGTTGACATCTTCCGGGTCTTTGATGCATTGAATGATATCCGGAATATGAAGAAAGCGATGGAGGAGGTCCAGAACGTCGGCGCGCACCTGCAGGGCGCAATCTCCTACACGACAAGCCCGGTTCACTCCGTTGCGTCCTTTATCGATATGGCGCAGGAGCTCTATACGCTTGGCTGCGACTCGATCTGCATCAAGGACATGGCCGGACTGATCATGCCCCATGATGCCCGAGACCTTATCTCGGGGATCAAGAAGGTAGCAGATGTCAAGGTCTGTCTCCACTCCCACTGTACGAGCGGCGTGGCACCCCTGAGTTATCAGGCGGCGATCGATGCCGGCGTGGATATTCTTGACACGGCGATGTCGCCGTTCTCCCTCGGCACATCCCAGCCTCCAACGGAGAGTGTCGTTGCAAGCGTCGCCGGAACGCCGCGGGATACAAAGATAGACCTCATCAAACTCCGCAAGGTCCGCAACATCTGCCGTGAGATTCGGGAGAAGTACGATCCGCTCTTCAACTCCATCGCAGACAGGGTTGACTCGGACGTGCTGATCTACCAGCTTCCGGGCGGTATGATCTCAAACCTCGTCTCCCAGTTAAAGGAGCAGAATGCACTTGACCGCCTGGATGAGGTGCTCCACGAGATCCCCCGGGTTAGAGAGGACCTCGGCTACCCGCCGCTCGTGACACCGACAAGCCAGATCGTGGGCACGCAGGCGGTGCTCAACGTTCTGATGGGCGGACGCTACCGGAACGTGACAAAAGAGGTAAAGGACTACGTCCTCGGCTGTTACGGCCGCTCACCCGCCCCGATCAGCACGGAGGTGCAGAAGATGATCATCGGCGACGAGAAACCGATCACGGTCCGTCCGGCGGATCTCCTCGAACCCATCTACGAGCAGATGCGGGCGGAAGCAATGGAGCAGGGTCTCGTCACCCGTGAGGAGGACGTTCTCACCTATATCCTCTATCCAAACATTGCTCCCTCGTTCCTCCGGGGCGAGCGGAAGGCCGAAGTGATCCCGGAAAAGACGGCAGTCGTCACCGCACCAGCAGGGGCTGCAGGCATACCCCGGTCCATGGAGGTGGAGGTGGACGGCGAGATCTTCTCGGTCCGGATCATTACCGTGGAGGGAGGCTCGGTCCCGGGACCTGCAGCCGAATCATCAGCCAAAGAGAGGATCCCCCGCGGCGAGGTCGCCGGCGGCGTCAAGAGCAACATGCAGGGCATGGTCCTGAAGGTGATGACCGAGCGTGGGAGCACCGTCAAGAAGGGCGATACCCTCATTGTCCTTGAAGCGATGAAGATGGAGAACCCAATCCGCAGTCCACGCGACGGCACGGTGAAGGAGATCTTCGTGGATGCCGGGGACGTCGTGCAGAACGGCGATGTGCTCATGATCATCGAATAG
- a CDS encoding biotin--[acetyl-CoA-carboxylase] ligase: protein MKDTAISVLKILEEASGPVSGERIAEQLGITRSAVWKQIRELRKLGYRISSSRAEGYRLEAATSRLLPYEIQKKLRTQVIGRQIRHFDRTASTSWIGKRLAGETDPEQLHGLVIIAEEQTGGVGRLGRAWVSPAGGIWATIVLKPRIPLDNLFMITMAGAIAIARAIRKEYNISALIKWPNDIFIGDKKVAGLLLELAAEADTVHYALLGIGIDANISLADLPSDLQKTITSLKDEVGHEVDRVALLARILREFELRYRQLEDGEYDSIIREWKTLSLTLEHRVVIKTINKTFEGEAIDIDRHGALIIRKDNGEVERVISGDCFQF from the coding sequence ATGAAGGATACGGCAATCAGCGTATTAAAGATTCTCGAAGAAGCATCCGGCCCGGTATCGGGCGAGCGAATTGCAGAGCAACTGGGCATAACCCGTTCAGCAGTCTGGAAACAGATACGTGAACTCCGAAAGTTGGGATACCGTATCTCATCATCGCGGGCGGAAGGCTATCGCCTTGAAGCGGCAACAAGCAGGCTCCTTCCGTACGAGATCCAGAAAAAACTTCGCACGCAGGTCATCGGACGGCAGATCCGCCACTTCGACCGCACCGCATCCACAAGCTGGATCGGGAAGAGACTTGCCGGCGAGACGGATCCTGAACAACTGCACGGTCTGGTGATCATCGCCGAGGAGCAGACCGGCGGCGTTGGGAGACTCGGACGCGCCTGGGTCTCGCCCGCCGGTGGGATCTGGGCCACCATCGTCTTAAAACCGCGGATCCCGCTTGACAACCTCTTCATGATCACCATGGCCGGGGCGATCGCAATCGCCCGGGCCATTCGGAAGGAGTACAACATCAGCGCCCTCATCAAGTGGCCCAACGACATCTTCATCGGGGATAAGAAGGTTGCCGGGCTGCTCCTGGAGCTCGCCGCAGAGGCAGATACCGTCCACTATGCCCTTCTCGGGATCGGGATCGATGCGAACATCTCACTTGCCGATCTACCATCGGACCTGCAGAAGACAATCACCTCGCTCAAGGATGAGGTGGGCCATGAGGTCGATCGTGTGGCGCTTCTTGCCCGGATACTGCGGGAATTTGAGCTGCGCTATCGGCAGCTCGAGGATGGAGAATACGATTCCATCATTCGCGAGTGGAAGACCCTCTCCCTGACGCTTGAGCACCGGGTCGTCATCAAGACCATCAACAAGACCTTTGAGGGAGAAGCCATCGACATCGACAGGCACGGCGCCCTGATCATCCGCAAGGACAACGGAGAGGTCGAGCGGGTTATCTCCGGCGACTGTTTCCAGTTCTGA
- a CDS encoding type 1 glutamine amidotransferase encodes MILVLDLCYRENSLSRDEFVRPIERHLQNAGTPFATRHYTAVGAPEIEAADAAIICGTALQDTGFAEHPERFKWLSEFKRPVLGISSGMRVLAAAFGGGIEPCCEIGMTEIRVLIPDPLFAGKEDFFAYELHEQAVQAPNGFISLAASDRCLQAIRHHSLPLYGTLFHPEVRNEWIIERFLKLVGTAQ; translated from the coding sequence ATGATCCTCGTTCTCGACCTCTGCTACAGGGAGAACTCGCTCTCCCGGGACGAGTTTGTCAGGCCGATTGAACGGCACCTCCAGAATGCCGGAACACCGTTTGCCACCCGCCACTACACCGCCGTCGGTGCACCGGAGATCGAGGCCGCGGATGCGGCGATCATCTGCGGGACGGCGCTCCAGGATACCGGGTTCGCAGAACATCCGGAACGGTTCAAGTGGCTTTCTGAATTCAAGCGCCCGGTGCTCGGCATCTCCTCCGGGATGCGGGTTCTCGCGGCTGCCTTCGGCGGCGGTATCGAACCGTGCTGCGAGATCGGCATGACCGAGATCAGAGTGCTCATTCCCGATCCTCTCTTTGCCGGAAAGGAGGATTTTTTTGCATACGAACTGCATGAACAGGCCGTGCAGGCTCCAAATGGGTTCATATCGCTTGCCGCCTCCGACCGGTGCCTCCAGGCGATCCGGCACCATTCACTCCCTCTCTACGGTACCCTCTTCCACCCCGAAGTCAGAAACGAGTGGATCATCGAACGGTTCCTCAAGTTAGTGGGAACCGCTCAGTAA
- a CDS encoding acetyl-CoA carboxylase biotin carboxylase subunit gives MKYFDKILIANRGEIAIRIMRACRELGIDTVAIYSEPDKNSLHVKYADEAFCVGEAHPSKSYLNKERICDVAKKTGAEAIHPGYGFLAENADFAKLVEDEGLTFIGPSWKTIKALGSKIGSKQMMHDAGVPVLPGTPEGVRSLDEAKKVAAEIGYPVIVKASAGGGGIGMHIAENEEQLEEAIEKGMRIAQSAFGDPTVFVEKYLTKPRHIEIQILADSKGHILHLYDRECSIQRRHQKLLEEAPCPIMTPALRERMTASAIAAAKAANYTNAGTVEFLYSNGNYYFMEVNTRLQVEHTVTEFITGLDMVKQQIAIAAGEELAMDQEDVSIRGHAIECRINAEDPLNNFAADPGKIVRYRSPGGPGIRVDSGIHVGYTIPPHYDSMISKLCALGSNREEAIQRMRRAIYEYVILGVKTTLPLHYAIMHNAHFIAGDTHTHFLQEEHIMADLRRYLHEEEARMQTLAASLRQGKHVAAITAAVNVYLQKNMK, from the coding sequence ATGAAGTACTTTGACAAGATCCTGATTGCTAACCGTGGCGAGATTGCCATCCGGATTATGCGTGCCTGCCGGGAACTGGGTATCGATACGGTTGCTATCTACTCAGAACCCGACAAGAATTCACTCCACGTCAAGTATGCCGACGAAGCATTCTGCGTGGGCGAGGCGCACCCATCAAAGAGTTACCTCAACAAAGAGCGGATCTGCGATGTGGCGAAGAAGACCGGAGCGGAGGCAATTCATCCGGGGTACGGGTTCCTTGCTGAGAATGCCGATTTTGCAAAACTTGTCGAGGATGAAGGTCTGACGTTTATCGGACCATCGTGGAAGACCATCAAGGCTCTTGGCTCGAAGATCGGGTCGAAGCAGATGATGCACGATGCGGGTGTACCGGTCCTTCCCGGCACCCCGGAAGGCGTCAGGAGCCTCGATGAAGCGAAGAAGGTCGCCGCTGAGATCGGCTACCCGGTGATTGTGAAGGCAAGCGCGGGCGGCGGCGGTATCGGGATGCACATCGCCGAGAACGAGGAGCAACTCGAGGAAGCAATCGAAAAAGGCATGCGGATCGCCCAATCCGCCTTCGGAGATCCGACGGTCTTCGTGGAGAAATATCTCACGAAACCGCGCCACATCGAGATTCAGATCCTTGCCGATTCGAAAGGGCACATCCTCCACCTCTACGACCGTGAGTGCTCGATCCAGCGCCGGCACCAGAAACTGCTCGAGGAAGCACCCTGTCCGATCATGACACCCGCACTCCGCGAACGGATGACAGCCTCGGCCATTGCCGCCGCAAAGGCAGCAAACTACACGAACGCCGGCACGGTGGAGTTTCTCTATTCAAACGGCAACTACTACTTCATGGAAGTGAACACCCGGCTGCAGGTGGAGCACACGGTCACGGAGTTCATCACAGGGCTTGACATGGTCAAGCAGCAGATCGCCATCGCTGCCGGGGAGGAACTCGCGATGGACCAGGAGGATGTCAGTATCCGGGGGCACGCGATCGAGTGCCGGATTAACGCTGAGGACCCCCTGAACAACTTCGCTGCGGATCCAGGAAAGATTGTCCGCTACCGCTCCCCGGGCGGGCCGGGGATACGGGTTGACTCCGGCATTCATGTGGGTTATACCATCCCTCCGCACTACGACTCGATGATCTCGAAGCTCTGCGCTCTCGGCTCCAACCGCGAGGAGGCTATCCAGCGGATGCGCCGGGCCATCTACGAGTATGTCATCCTGGGTGTGAAGACAACGCTCCCGCTCCACTACGCGATCATGCATAACGCTCACTTCATCGCCGGCGATACGCACACACACTTCCTCCAGGAGGAGCATATCATGGCGGATCTGCGCCGCTACCTCCACGAGGAAGAGGCGCGTATGCAGACACTGGCCGCGTCGCTCCGGCAGGGGAAACATGTGGCGGCAATAACCGCAGCAGTCAACGTGTATCTACAGAAAAACATGAAGTAA
- a CDS encoding ATP-binding protein translates to MPEPLRLLIITRSPGDALLIEQLLREVGLPVEIISYPQVADGLAALMREPFDLVMLDPDNDPDVVTRVSKNAPGVPVILLIPRDDLDAAIRLLWRGADDYLIREQLTPELLLCTIRYTLMLKRTEVAFKRIECFWHEIGRSLHEGILVVDQRGTIVFASARMKEILGYTTDEMQGTPFLSFVDPVDVPRARILIERDGGGREETELRLRRSDRRVIDARLTTSPVTGGNSGYVGVAIGVADITNQKLAEERIRRRNTQLYVINQVVRTATSSADLDELLRGVLEKTLELLIFEGGGVYLIDPGRSSAELVTEIGLPEGFSFRRRIIDLGAPPYDQVLGKGAAHFVENYPRTYPQDAGSGIQAFASIPIMTGKRVIGAINLVSRTVHSFSPDEREVLVSIGREVGGAVERMWLNEQANFYLDLMTHDINNANTVASGYATLLAETLAEPDKGLARKLAAAIRQSAEIIGNVSTIRRIAEETPALGPVNLDPVIRDIISFFPDVDIHYTPQTLCVAADDLLGQIIINLVGNAVKFGGPGVSIWITAREEDGRILVSVEDTGPGIPDAEKPMVFKKFRKTGSRSGKGLGLYIVHTLVQRYGGRIWVEDRVPGHPESGAAFRFTLQACPPVTGRND, encoded by the coding sequence ATGCCCGAACCCCTCCGGCTGCTCATCATCACCAGGAGCCCGGGCGACGCCCTGCTGATAGAGCAGCTGCTCCGGGAAGTCGGGCTCCCGGTTGAGATAATCTCATACCCGCAGGTTGCCGACGGTCTTGCTGCCCTCATGCGGGAGCCGTTCGATCTCGTCATGCTCGACCCCGATAACGATCCCGATGTGGTGACGCGGGTGAGCAAGAATGCCCCCGGTGTTCCGGTCATCCTTCTCATCCCGCGTGACGACCTTGACGCCGCGATCAGGCTCCTTTGGCGTGGTGCGGACGATTACCTGATCCGGGAGCAACTCACCCCCGAACTCCTGCTCTGCACCATCCGATATACTCTCATGCTGAAGCGCACCGAGGTGGCGTTCAAGCGAATAGAGTGCTTCTGGCACGAGATCGGCAGGAGCCTGCATGAAGGAATCCTCGTGGTCGACCAGAGAGGCACTATCGTCTTTGCCAGTGCTCGGATGAAGGAGATCCTCGGCTACACCACAGACGAGATGCAGGGGACCCCCTTCCTTTCCTTCGTCGACCCGGTCGACGTCCCACGGGCAAGGATCCTGATCGAGCGGGATGGAGGCGGGCGGGAGGAGACTGAACTCCGGCTCCGCCGATCCGACAGACGGGTTATCGACGCCAGACTCACCACTTCACCGGTGACCGGCGGAAACTCCGGATACGTTGGTGTTGCCATCGGCGTTGCGGACATCACCAACCAAAAACTCGCCGAGGAGAGGATCCGGCGCAGGAACACTCAACTTTATGTCATCAATCAGGTGGTCAGGACTGCCACATCGTCGGCAGATCTAGACGAACTGCTGAGAGGCGTGCTTGAGAAGACCCTGGAACTCCTCATCTTTGAGGGCGGCGGCGTCTACCTGATCGATCCCGGCCGGTCCAGCGCCGAACTGGTCACCGAGATCGGGCTTCCGGAAGGGTTCTCGTTCCGGCGACGGATCATCGATCTCGGTGCACCGCCATACGACCAGGTTCTCGGGAAGGGTGCGGCGCACTTTGTAGAGAACTACCCGCGCACCTACCCGCAGGATGCCGGATCAGGTATCCAGGCGTTTGCGAGCATCCCCATCATGACCGGGAAACGAGTAATCGGCGCCATCAACCTGGTCAGCCGGACCGTGCACAGTTTCTCACCGGATGAGCGGGAGGTGCTCGTCTCCATCGGCAGGGAGGTAGGGGGCGCCGTCGAGCGAATGTGGCTCAACGAGCAGGCGAATTTCTACCTGGACCTCATGACGCACGACATCAACAACGCAAACACCGTCGCCAGCGGCTATGCAACACTCCTTGCAGAGACACTCGCCGAGCCGGATAAGGGTCTTGCCCGAAAACTCGCAGCGGCTATCAGGCAGAGCGCCGAGATCATCGGGAACGTATCGACGATCCGGAGGATTGCGGAGGAAACTCCCGCACTCGGGCCGGTGAATCTCGATCCTGTCATCAGGGATATCATCTCCTTCTTTCCGGACGTCGATATCCACTACACCCCGCAGACCTTGTGCGTCGCCGCCGACGATCTCCTCGGCCAGATCATCATAAACCTCGTCGGCAACGCCGTCAAGTTCGGCGGCCCCGGGGTCTCGATCTGGATCACTGCACGGGAGGAGGACGGGAGAATTCTGGTCTCGGTCGAGGATACCGGTCCCGGGATACCGGACGCCGAGAAACCCATGGTATTCAAGAAGTTCAGGAAAACAGGGAGTAGGAGCGGCAAAGGTCTAGGACTCTACATCGTCCACACCCTGGTCCAGCGCTACGGCGGCAGGATATGGGTCGAGGACCGGGTGCCGGGGCATCCGGAGTCCGGGGCCGCCTTCCGGTTCACGCTCCAGGCGTGCCCACCCGTCACCGGCCGTAACGATTGA
- a CDS encoding tetratricopeptide repeat protein translates to MRSRTTLEAWCIRGMYYNNNYNQYAEALESCNRALELDPEYGQAWYLKGVILTNMNRTDEAAACFETATKYDPGLPRGMPLVNGDM, encoded by the coding sequence TTGCGGAGCCGAACAACCCTGGAGGCCTGGTGCATCCGGGGGATGTACTACAACAATAACTATAATCAGTACGCCGAAGCGCTGGAGAGCTGCAACAGGGCGCTTGAACTGGACCCGGAGTACGGGCAGGCATGGTACCTGAAAGGAGTCATCCTGACGAATATGAATAGGACCGACGAAGCAGCGGCGTGTTTTGAGACTGCAACGAAGTACGATCCGGGATTGCCCCGGGGAATGCCGCTTGTTAACGGAGATATGTGA
- a CDS encoding DUF2111 domain-containing protein, whose product MEQYIISESSRARDLAPIMMSIHELLGRLPVTARSRDYPGLRIEGGKIIEEAYTGPVLEEVLAENVTLRVRPQGGPYKGIPVVVAPVRNEEGKAIGAIGIVDVTGIFDIAGFMEQNAEIQRQIFGENPYPPSTESPATQR is encoded by the coding sequence ATGGAGCAGTATATCATCTCTGAGTCTTCGAGAGCGCGCGATCTCGCTCCAATCATGATGAGTATCCATGAACTGCTTGGCCGTCTGCCTGTTACAGCACGCTCCCGAGATTACCCCGGACTCAGAATCGAGGGAGGGAAGATTATTGAGGAGGCCTATACCGGCCCCGTTCTTGAAGAAGTCCTGGCGGAGAACGTCACGTTGAGGGTCAGGCCGCAAGGAGGCCCATACAAAGGCATCCCGGTGGTAGTGGCGCCGGTGCGAAACGAGGAAGGCAAGGCCATCGGCGCGATTGGGATCGTCGATGTGACCGGGATCTTCGATATTGCGGGTTTCATGGAGCAGAACGCGGAGATCCAAAGGCAGATCTTTGGTGAGAATCCATATCCGCCCTCGACTGAGTCGCCTGCAACGCAAAGGTAA
- a CDS encoding diphthine--ammonia ligase: MKLGVLFSGGKDSLFACWKSMQQEEVVCLITVVSKNPESYMFHTPNIRLAALQAKAAGLPLVEVETAGEKETELEDLKRALFVAREQFGIEGIVTGAILSVYQATRVQRVCQELGLWCFNPLWDTDQEAYMDELISAGFKAIIVGVFSAPFDASWLGKEIDRHTLDELRRIARKHQVTLTGEGGEFETFVVDAPFFSQRIAIEEASRVYQNYNGVLRIERAGLMEK; encoded by the coding sequence ATGAAACTCGGCGTGCTCTTCTCCGGTGGGAAGGACTCACTCTTTGCCTGCTGGAAATCGATGCAACAGGAAGAAGTGGTCTGTCTGATCACGGTCGTCTCCAAGAACCCCGAGAGCTATATGTTCCACACCCCAAACATCCGCCTTGCCGCACTCCAGGCAAAGGCGGCTGGGCTCCCTCTCGTTGAGGTGGAGACGGCAGGGGAGAAGGAGACCGAACTTGAAGACTTAAAGCGGGCTCTTTTCGTTGCCCGGGAACAGTTCGGGATCGAAGGGATCGTCACCGGGGCGATCCTCTCTGTCTACCAGGCAACAAGGGTCCAGCGGGTCTGCCAGGAACTGGGCCTCTGGTGCTTCAACCCGCTCTGGGATACAGACCAGGAGGCGTACATGGACGAACTCATCAGCGCCGGCTTTAAGGCCATCATCGTCGGCGTTTTTTCCGCTCCTTTTGACGCATCATGGCTTGGGAAGGAGATCGACCGCCATACCCTCGATGAACTCCGGAGAATCGCCCGGAAGCACCAGGTTACCCTCACCGGGGAAGGTGGGGAGTTTGAGACGTTCGTCGTCGATGCCCCTTTCTTCTCACAGCGGATCGCGATCGAGGAAGCATCGCGAGTTTACCAGAACTACAACGGCGTCCTTCGGATTGAGCGGGCGGGGTTGATGGAAAAATGA
- a CDS encoding biotin transporter BioY, whose product MIRRTRILAYSGTFIALIAAGSWISIPLPPVPLTLQTLFVLLAGIVMKRYGVIPVGLYVLLGAANLPMFHNGTAGLGVLLGPTGGYLIGFIPAALIVGLAYEHESIQWRVGGLILATTVIYLFGVAWLAYSASLALPQAVLLGVAPFVIGEVVKVAAAYSIGKRLA is encoded by the coding sequence ATGATACGTCGAACACGGATCCTTGCCTACAGCGGCACGTTTATCGCGCTAATTGCTGCCGGGAGCTGGATATCCATCCCGTTGCCCCCGGTCCCGCTCACACTCCAGACACTCTTTGTGCTTCTTGCGGGTATCGTCATGAAACGCTACGGAGTGATACCCGTCGGGCTCTACGTCCTCCTCGGGGCGGCGAACCTGCCGATGTTCCATAACGGTACGGCGGGTCTTGGGGTGCTCCTCGGCCCGACGGGAGGGTACCTGATCGGCTTCATCCCCGCCGCCCTCATCGTCGGGCTCGCCTACGAGCATGAATCGATACAGTGGCGTGTAGGAGGCCTGATTCTGGCGACAACCGTCATCTACCTCTTCGGGGTTGCATGGCTCGCCTACTCGGCCTCGCTTGCGCTCCCCCAGGCTGTCCTGCTCGGGGTCGCCCCGTTCGTCATCGGGGAGGTCGTGAAGGTCGCAGCAGCGTACTCGATAGGAAAGCGTCTGGCATGA
- a CDS encoding ATP-binding cassette domain-containing protein, with translation MRVELDELLFARGTFTLRGSGTFDEGVHLVSGPVGSGKSTLALLIAGLLRPTGGAVRRHGISSVQVLLQFPEYHITSSTVAGEAASWGLDPDEVLARADLVGRADDDPFRLSRGELKRLTLCCAIMQDPDLLMLDEPFSSLDCTAKQRTCRMIEGRREGITIIFSHESAVLPRVDAIWEMENGTLTGLGGVPHAIPRWRHAPPYLAYALNEGARPENIRLQDAREALCRIRD, from the coding sequence ATGAGAGTGGAACTTGATGAACTCCTGTTTGCCCGGGGGACGTTCACCCTCCGGGGCAGCGGCACCTTCGATGAGGGCGTACACCTGGTCAGCGGTCCGGTGGGCAGTGGAAAATCGACGCTCGCCCTCCTGATCGCAGGGCTTCTCCGTCCAACCGGTGGCGCCGTCCGAAGGCACGGGATCTCCTCGGTCCAGGTCCTGCTCCAGTTCCCGGAGTACCACATAACATCCTCGACCGTCGCCGGGGAGGCTGCATCCTGGGGCCTTGACCCGGACGAGGTGCTTGCCCGGGCGGATCTGGTCGGGCGTGCAGACGATGACCCGTTCCGCCTCTCCCGCGGTGAACTCAAACGGCTGACCCTTTGTTGCGCCATCATGCAAGATCCGGACCTCTTGATGCTGGACGAACCGTTCAGCTCGCTCGACTGCACCGCAAAACAGAGGACCTGCAGGATGATCGAGGGGAGGAGAGAGGGCATCACAATCATCTTCTCGCACGAGAGCGCGGTCCTCCCCCGGGTGGATGCAATCTGGGAGATGGAGAACGGAACCCTGACCGGCCTCGGCGGTGTTCCCCATGCGATTCCCAGATGGCGGCACGCTCCGCCGTACCTTGCATACGCCTTAAACGAGGGTGCGCGCCCGGAAAACATCAGGCTCCAGGACGCCCGGGAGGCGCTATGCAGGATCCGCGACTGA
- a CDS encoding energy-coupling factor ABC transporter ATP-binding protein, translating to MIRITDLRHKLLDIPDLSLVARHIAVIGPNGSGKTTLLSVCAGLEEPKRGRVQILGKPPSAAKIGWVGEFPDRTLLFSRVYDEIASTPRFRHYPCTRADELVRAAAEAVGIVHLLDKKVSALSGGEKALVGLAAAVVDNPEVLILDEADSHLDAGTAKRVHRIVRESPAAHVLWCTQSMDAAAEADFILFMDGGRVRHHGTPDEVFSALEGTCFYPTIWRLRS from the coding sequence ATGATCCGCATCACCGATCTTCGGCATAAACTGCTCGATATTCCCGATCTCTCTCTCGTTGCACGCCATATCGCCGTGATCGGGCCGAACGGGAGCGGAAAAACGACGCTCCTCTCGGTCTGCGCCGGACTCGAGGAGCCAAAGAGGGGGAGAGTCCAGATCCTCGGAAAGCCGCCGTCCGCTGCAAAGATCGGGTGGGTAGGGGAGTTCCCGGACCGGACGCTCCTCTTCTCCCGGGTCTACGACGAGATTGCATCGACCCCGCGGTTCCGCCATTACCCCTGTACGAGGGCGGATGAACTTGTCAGGGCGGCCGCAGAGGCGGTCGGCATCGTCCACCTCCTCGATAAGAAGGTCTCGGCCCTCTCCGGGGGAGAGAAGGCCCTCGTCGGGCTGGCCGCGGCCGTTGTCGATAACCCCGAGGTGCTGATCCTCGACGAGGCCGACTCGCACCTGGACGCCGGGACCGCAAAGCGCGTCCACCGCATCGTGCGGGAGAGCCCGGCCGCCCACGTCCTCTGGTGCACCCAATCGATGGATGCCGCAGCCGAAGCGGACTTCATCCTCTTCATGGACGGCGGCAGGGTCCGGCACCACGGGACGCCCGACGAGGTCTTCTCGGCGCTCGAGGGGACGTGCTTTTACCCGACGATCTGGAGGCTCCGTTCATGA